Proteins from a genomic interval of Salvelinus alpinus chromosome 7, SLU_Salpinus.1, whole genome shotgun sequence:
- the LOC139581711 gene encoding E3 ubiquitin-protein ligase SH3RF3-like → MSSGEAPPTITMALISPQTPSTSADTKQSSTQQLSISVCAALYSYKPRRSEELELRKGEMVGVYGKFKEGWLRGLSLRTGKVGILPGNYVTPVLRTSARLLDSKAVTAGPGTVSGRRTSSSSKTPAVVLALDRVNSDGTSYSTGQRAPQPSVSMATQPMISSGGATRQSLHRVGSEGWDTVRRVFHRSHRGSSQRGKHYPHTTISSSSALQSQTHSQSSSQSSSQSSSQSSSQCSNHYPHTTTATSGLQPHSQSQSHSQNFSHIQGPGFSPALLRKKQHMSILPNHYRSLAWMSEGPAPPSGSFMKDRDTAAREVFDRQVLETRCNAVTHSVEVLETRQAASNGQHSIHSILVRPDALKNNTEKPTKSVRFLTQPDSPPPRSRTTSLPSGSQPPASTRPGPPPLEVWAPSLTLGRDGPGIILKEGKAPVLRKGLETNPSDVLTSNQKPTSSLSSSAPSASIRSSSPSRHRVATSYQAQTESEMSLMQGEPVLLHRHRPDGRVLLTQESSGHTGLFHSGVLQFLDRFS, encoded by the exons GTGTGCTGCTCTGTACTCCTACAAGCCCCGTCGTTCTGAGGAACTGGAGCTGAGGAAGGGGGAGATGGTGGGGGTGTATGGGAAGTTTAAGGAGGGCTGGCTCAGAGGCCTCTCTCTACGGACGGGCAAAGTGGGCATTCTGCCCGGCAACTACGTCACACCTGTCCTCAG AACCTCTGCCAGGCTCTTGGATTCCAAGGCAGTGACGGCAGGCCCTGGTACAGTCTCTGGAAGAAGAACCTCCTCGTCCTCCAAAACGCCAGCGGTGGTTCTAGCTCTCGACAGGGTCAACTCAGATGGAACTAGTTACTCTACTGGACAACGGGCTCCGCAGCCGTCTGTATCCATGGCCACGCAGCCTATGATATCATCAGGCGGCGCCACGAGACAATCCCTGCATCGGGTGGGCTCGGAGGGATGGGACACAGTGAGGAGGGTCTTCCATCGTTCACACAGAG GCTCATCTCAGCGGGGAAAACACTACCCCCACACCACCATCTCATCCAGCTCAGCCCTTCAATCCCAGACCCACAGTCAGAGCTCGTCCCAGAGCTCGTCCCAGAGCTCGTCCCAGAGCTCGTCCCAGTGCAGTAACCACTACCCCCACACTACCACCGCCACCTCAGGCCTTCAGCCCCATTCTCAGTCCCAATCTCACAGCCAGAACTTTAGCCAcatccagggccctggcttctcCCCTGCTCTGCTCAGGAAGAAACAACACATGAGCATCCTGCCCAATCACTACAGATCTCTGGCCTGGATGTCTGAAGGGCCAGCGCCCCCTAGTGGTAGTTTTATGAAGGACAGGGACACTGCTGCCAGAGAGGTGTTTGATAGGCAGGTGTTGGAGACGAGGTGTAAcgctgtaacgcacagcgttgaggtGTTGGAGACGAGGCAAGCAGCATCGAATGGTCAGCACTCCATACACTCTATCCTAGTGAGACCAGACGCCCTCAAGAACAACACAGAGAAG CCCACCAAGTCAGTGCGGTTCCTGACCCAGCCTGATTCCCCTCCACCACGGTCCAGGACCACCTCCCTGCCCTCGGGTAGCCAGCCCCCCGCCAGTACCCGGCCTGGTCCACCTCCCCTGGAGGTCTGGGCTCCATCACTCACACTGGGGCGAGACGGGCCTGGGATCATACTGAAAGAAGGCAAGGCTCCTGTTCTTAGGAAAGGTCTGGAGACAAACCCCTCTGATGTTCTGACTTCCAATCAGAAACCTACCTCTTCATTATCATCATCAGCACCATCTGCGTCAATACGGTCCAGCAGCCCTAGCAG acacaGAGTAGCGACGTCCTACCAGGCCCAGACAGAGTCAGAAATGAGCCTGATGCAGGGTGAGCCTGTCCTGCTTCATAGACATCGGCCCGACGGACGGGTTCTGCTCACCCAGGAGAGCAGTGGCCACACGGGCCTCTTCCATAGCGGTGTTCTACAGTTCCTAGACCGGTTCAGTTGA